The genomic window AACCTATATGCAAGTTGCAATTGAATACTGGCTTAATGAAAAAAGAAAAACACCATTTGACAATAATGGACCAGATATGGTTGGATTGATTGCGGAATTAAAACTCGCTGGCAACAATAAATCCGAGTTAAAAGTGATATACCCAAAAGATAGTAAATCCGAAAAGAAAAACGTAGACGGAACTTGGATTTCTGTAGACAAGAAAGAACTAATTAAATGGATTTTAAAACAAATTGAATAGAAATAACTACGCACAACACCGGTAACCGTTGCACAAGCCCCTAAAAAGTCAAAGGATAATCAATAATCTTGAGTTTAAGCCCTGATTTTCTAAAAGCATATATTCATAACTACCTCAATACAACTAGCGCTAAATTGCTTATTTTATGCCTTAAAAGGCATTTTAATCGAAAAATTATGGACTAAATAGACTCCCACTTTACTTATTGGGTTTTTCTTGGTGAATTTCAGGTATTTCTTTAAGTTATAAGCAATAGCCGCCAAGTGCATTACTTTGTTAGCCTGTCCAATGCTAATGGTATTAATTTTTCGAAGCCCCATAAATTGGGTAAGAGTCCCAAATACCGGCTCCACAGTACTCTGCCGTTTGGCTTTCATATAGCGCCCCTGTTTACTGTTTACTCTAGCTATGTTACGCTCATATTCCGCCCGGTAATAAGTAACCGTTATTCGTTTCTCCTGACTGCTCTTTAGACATTCTTTACGCAGTGGACAACCGGTACATATCTTTTTACTGGCCCTGTATTCCTTCTTTCTGGTTTTGGTTCTATAATCTAAAAACTCTTTGGTAAATGGGATTACGTTTCCTTTGGGACACAGATAATGATCTTCTGTTTCTATATACTGAAAACCATCCGGACCACCCTTATAGGTGCCGTGAGGCGGTATAAAACTTTTTATACCTTGACTTTCCAAAAATGCATAGTTCTCTCCACTACTATAACCGGTATCAGCTACACAGTTTTCCCAAATCATACCTTGCTTCCATAACCGCCTTTGTAAGCGCTTTACAATATCAGGTAGTTGCTGGTTATCCTTGCCGTCTGCATGGTAAGCTTTTATATCGGTAATGACGTGGTTGTTTGTATCTACACTGAGTTGGCTTAAATAGTTCAGTTTTCTGGCCTTACCTGGCTTAACACTGATCCTTGCATCCGGATCTGTGGGACTGTAATGAGTTTTATTGCTCGTATAACGACTTCCTTTGTTTCCAGCTCCCGGGCGCTGATCCTGATCTTTTGACCATCTTTTGTTCCTGGAAGTGATTCCTTGCAGTTCTTTCTCATTAGCAGTAATGATTCTTTGGTCTTTACTGGATTTATCCTGCTTGGCTTTTCTGAAGGTTTGTTTATCCCTTTCACTGATATGGCGTACTTCTGCCAGGTGGGCATCCAGATCTTGGTTTGGGACTTTAAGCTCTAAACTATCCATTGATGCATTAGCTTTAACAGGGGCGCTGTCAATAGCTTGGGTGTGACCACTGACCATACCTTTTTCCATACACAACTCAAGTACTTTTGTAAAGACCTCTTCAAATATGGACTCCGGAAATAACTGACGTGTTCTCGAGATAGTCGAATGCCAAGGAAGTTCTTCATCAATATCATACCCTAAAAAATAAAGAATATCCAGTCGCATACTGCAGTGATCAATAAGCTTGCGGTCACTTATGATATTCTCCAGATAACCTACCAAACATAGCTTAAAGAAAACAACTGGATCAATACTTTTTTGACCGCTAGAACCATAAAACTTTGAAGTAAGATTGTATAAATAGTCCAGGTCCAAAGCCTCTTTGAGCCTGCGGTAGAAATTACCTTTGCCAACACGGTCACTAAGCTGGAAACTACTGAACAACTTCTCCTGATATATCTTCTTGCCTTGCATACTTCAAGATAAGAAATCTATCAACTAAACATATTAAACCAATGTTAGCTTTTTACTATCTTGTGCAACAAGCACACCGTATAAAAGTAATTGCTAATGCAATCTTGCTTACGAAAATCCTCGCAGATTTTCTATTTAGTTTGTATTTGCTAAATTAGGTGCTTAAAACACGCAACTAATCTTATACAAACCCGTTCAAGCCCATACTCTGCTACGCTCCATATAGGCTTGAATGTGCGGGCGGCTACGCCACCAGTCCTTGCCCGTCACCGCCGAGAGCGGAGAACGGGCAAGAACTGGCTGCTACTTGTCCAGCCATAGGCAAGATAACATATTTCCACTCCGCTAAGATATTTCATATCTTGCTCTGTGAAAACATGCAATAGCCGCCCGTGCATTGTGCAACATTTGACCAAAAATGAAACTATTCCAATTTTTAAAGAAAAAACTGAACGAGTTAGATAACATTCCAGAGGAAAAACCGCCTAAAAAGATTACGGAAAAAACTACTGTGGAAAATGAACGAAAAGCGGAAACAAATACTGAAAACATTGACCGAACGAATTGGACTGGCGAGAATTTCGAATTTTTAATAACTGAAGTTGATGAAATTCCAAACGAGGAATATGACAGAATAATGACACCAAATTCATTTGAATGGAAAAAAGTAATTAAAGACGACTGGCCTTTTTATGTTGTTGGTGAAGATGAGTTTAGTTTCTCCTCGGAAATACCAGGAATTCAATTAACTTTTAATAAAGAAATGAAATATGAAAAAGCAAAAAAGATTGCGGACGAAATTATTGAGAATATTAACTCAATCGGACAGAAAGCCAAATTAATAACATTGGAGAAAAATAAAGTTTTCCGATTTGAATAAAAAACGTTGCACAACACTATATCCTATAAAACATAGGGTGGTTTAAGACTGAGTTAAAAGTTTATATATATATATATGCAAAGTCGCCAACTATAAAATTTGGCGTTTATGAGAAAAAAATAAAGTAGAATATTTATATTTGGCTTAGTATTAATCCGAAATGTATTGCTTATCAACTGTCCTATGTTTCTTAGTTTGCTGAGCAAGCAACAAGTCACAACAAACCTGTTGAAGTATACCTTATTAATCGATTTGTTTAAATAATCCAAATGCCAATTTTAGTTAAATAAAATTTTGGCCTAAAAGTTAGCAAGCTAGTTTAGAACGTATTAACTCTAAATCCTGTAGAAAAAAGTTCGAACTATCTCGCGTGTGGTCGACATACGGTAATCCTTTTAAAACCATATGGTTTTAAAGGGATTTTTTTGTTAGAATAAAGGTTAAGAAAGGTTGCAATAACTCCTTCCCACATAATTAAAATATCTGTTTTTTTAATAGTTTTTCATACATCATTTTTAACAATAATTTGAAGCAACCCTTTTGCATTTCTTCTATCTAACATAAATATAACTAAACTAAAAACACATAACATGAAATTTAATTTGCAAACTATTCTTTTAGCGCTATTAACATGCTTTCAATTTGGATTTTCCCAAAATGGGAATTCACTATTTGATGACACCTTAATTCATAACATAGAAATTAACTCGATTGATTCTTATACGTACGATGAATTTCATAAGGTACTATATGACAGTCATAAACCTGTTTTCTGGTCCCCAGATTCCAGTACAAAAAACTATTTTATGGCTGAGCTAAAAATTGATGGTACTACGTTAGATACTATTGGTGTTAGATATAAAGGAAATTCTACTTTTGAATTTGCGGATGTTATAAATAAATATGCGATTAAATTGGATATTAATGAATTTGTAAAAGGTCAAAAGTATGATGGGATTAACAAAATTAATTTAAATAATAATTTATTAGATCCAAGTGGCTTAAGAGCTAAATTGTCTTTTGATATCATGAAGCGTATGAATATTATTTCCCCTAGAGTAGCTTATGCAAAAGTAACGGTAAATGGTAGCTATAGAGGTTTATATACCATGGTAGAACAAATTGATAAAACATTTGTAAAATCATCTAATTTTGATCCTGACAATACAGGATACTTACATAAATCTTTTGGGTTTACCGTTGGAGATCTTTCACCTTCAGATAATGGAAGAGACCTTTCTGACGAAAGTTTATTACTTAATATACCTCTAAAAACAAAAAAGTCAACTAAGAACTACCAACCTATTAGAAATTTTGTTCTGGCAGCGCGAAATGCAACTGATGAAGAATTTGCAAATGATATTAATAATACTTTCGACTTAGATTCATTTATCAAACAACAGGCGTTAAATATGATTTTAAGTGATAGAGATCATTATTGTACGGCAAATGTAAATTTTTATATGTATCAAAATCCATTAGATAACAAGTGGTATATGATTCCCTGGGATTATGATTTAGCATTTGCTGCTATAAGTGGTTCTTTAATTACTGAGATTGCAAACTATCCCCTATTTTATAAAGAATATTGTTATCTTACTCAAAGAATGATGAATATTCCAAGTTTAAAAACGAAATACAGAGAAGCATTATGTGAGATAATAAATACCGGAATGGATAGCACTTGGATAAATAATAGAATTACTACTCTTGGAAATTTAATAGGTGCAGAAATAGAGAATGACCCGTATTTTTGGGATATTTCTGACTATAATTTTTATTTAGATAATCCCTATCCTATAAATACTCCTGGAACAGGTTTAGAAGGGACAGTTTTAAGCGGAATAAGAGATTTTGTAAATAAGAGATATGACCAGGTGGTTGATGATTTAGCGGCATATGATTTTAGTTGTAGCTTAACTCTTAATGTAGATGATACTTCTTTAGAATTAACTAACATAGATGGCATATATCCAAATCCAACAAATGACTTCATATATCTGAAGGGAAACGATATAAAGGTAGGCGATATCAGTATTTATAGCATGTTAGGTCAAAACATGAATATTAGTAGTATTAAAAGAATTGATAATAATACCACACAGATAGATTTATCTACACTTAGTCTTGGGATGTATTTTATCAAAACAAAAACTACTACTAGTAAAGTATATAAAAACTAGGGGGTTTACAACGTAAATAGAAGATAACTTTAATAGAACAAGGGTTCGTTTGTAGATTCAAATATAATCGCCTTGTAGATCATCACTTTTCATAAACAAATTATTTGAGTCCATGCTGAGCGTAGCGAAGTATGGACTCAAATTCTATAAGCTAGAATGTTAGTTTTTGCTCTTTAGTGCCGGAAATGGAAAAATGGTAATAACTTGCTGCATCTATTTAGGGTCTGCTGAAAAACTCAGCCTTCATTGATTTTCAAGTTTATGATCGAATTGGTTTGGTTTTGAATAAAGTTTTCACTGAATAAGATTGCTTTTATCCAATAGAGTGCCACCTCAGCCAAATGGACTAAGTTGAGCACTAATATGATACTTGCAATCCAAGACTCACTGGTATTTTCAAGCCTTGCCCTTATACGGTTTAAACCATATGCTGTCTTTGCTTGACCAAACTTTCCTTCAATTGGATTGCGTTCCCCAGGGCTTACTTGATTTGACAAAGCCTTTTTGGAGGGCCTTCCAAGGGGTTTGGCCCTGAGATTGATCCCTTTTTCTTTTAGGTACTTACGGTTCTCTCGGGTACAATATATTTTGTCAACCAAAACGTTCTTTGGATAATGACCAAACCGCTTTCGGTACTTCTCCACACAATCTTTCAATCTGGTACCCTCATTGTAGGCTTCCCAACTAGTATCATCCAAAAATGAAAAACCATCTACCAGTGCCATGTTTATCTTGGCACCAAACTCCACTTTTGCATTTGTTTTCCCACGCACTATGGGACGAACATGGGGTTGGTGAATGCTCACAATCCTATGGTCTACACTTTTGGTCTTAGTATCGTACATCAACTTTTGTTGCCTGTAGAGTTCCTGGATGACCAGCCAATATTTATACTCTTGCCTATCGAAAGGGATCCGGTCAAGGGTATCCAAAATACCTTCGATGGAACGTATATTCCTATGGAGATACTTTAATTGCTTCCCTATAGCAGACCGTATCTCTTTATGTGTTTTTCTTTTCTTTTGCGCTGTCTTTAGATATTCTTTCCTTGCTTTTTCCCTGTAGTTCCTCGGTTTAGTCTCTAAAGGGGAAAGTTTATAGGTAATATCCAACAATGATTCGGATTTCTCGCGCGCATCATTGAGCAAATTTAGATCCGTAGGATATGCTATATCTTGTGGACAAACTGTTGCATCAACGATCAAAGTCCCTTTGTGAGGTGGGTCTTCACCATCATCCCTTGCATCATTTGATCCTTTTTCTCTAATTTGTTCTGCTTCTCGTTTTATTTGTAAAATTCGCTGGTTAATAGCATTAATCTGTTCCAGGCCAAGACGCTTGCGGAACTCTACGAAAAGAGAAGGGTCGAACGCAGGTGCATCACTAAATGAAGAATAGCCTAAAAAATACTGCATATAGATGTTCTCAGAAATCTGGTCAACCGTCTCCCTATCATCTAAATTGCATAAATGTTTGATGATGATTGACCCTAAGACAACCCTTGGGCTTAAATCAGGACGGCCTGTCGATTTTTCCGGAAAATGTTTGCGATAAATGGAACACA from Aquimarina sp. ERC-38 includes these protein-coding regions:
- a CDS encoding IS1182 family transposase: MQGKKIYQEKLFSSFQLSDRVGKGNFYRRLKEALDLDYLYNLTSKFYGSSGQKSIDPVVFFKLCLVGYLENIISDRKLIDHCSMRLDILYFLGYDIDEELPWHSTISRTRQLFPESIFEEVFTKVLELCMEKGMVSGHTQAIDSAPVKANASMDSLELKVPNQDLDAHLAEVRHISERDKQTFRKAKQDKSSKDQRIITANEKELQGITSRNKRWSKDQDQRPGAGNKGSRYTSNKTHYSPTDPDARISVKPGKARKLNYLSQLSVDTNNHVITDIKAYHADGKDNQQLPDIVKRLQRRLWKQGMIWENCVADTGYSSGENYAFLESQGIKSFIPPHGTYKGGPDGFQYIETEDHYLCPKGNVIPFTKEFLDYRTKTRKKEYRASKKICTGCPLRKECLKSSQEKRITVTYYRAEYERNIARVNSKQGRYMKAKRQSTVEPVFGTLTQFMGLRKINTISIGQANKVMHLAAIAYNLKKYLKFTKKNPISKVGVYLVHNFSIKMPFKA
- a CDS encoding CotH kinase family protein translates to MAELKIDGTTLDTIGVRYKGNSTFEFADVINKYAIKLDINEFVKGQKYDGINKINLNNNLLDPSGLRAKLSFDIMKRMNIISPRVAYAKVTVNGSYRGLYTMVEQIDKTFVKSSNFDPDNTGYLHKSFGFTVGDLSPSDNGRDLSDESLLLNIPLKTKKSTKNYQPIRNFVLAARNATDEEFANDINNTFDLDSFIKQQALNMILSDRDHYCTANVNFYMYQNPLDNKWYMIPWDYDLAFAAISGSLITEIANYPLFYKEYCYLTQRMMNIPSLKTKYREALCEIINTGMDSTWINNRITTLGNLIGAEIENDPYFWDISDYNFYLDNPYPINTPGTGLEGTVLSGIRDFVNKRYDQVVDDLAAYDFSCSLTLNVDDTSLELTNIDGIYPNPTNDFIYLKGNDIKVGDISIYSMLGQNMNISSIKRIDNNTTQIDLSTLSLGMYFIKTKTTTSKVYKN
- a CDS encoding IS5 family transposase; translated protein: MTKHSKKRAPTPKYVSQNQLVLEGFESPFERELNPANRWVRLAKLLPWDELCSIYRKHFPEKSTGRPDLSPRVVLGSIIIKHLCNLDDRETVDQISENIYMQYFLGYSSFSDAPAFDPSLFVEFRKRLGLEQINAINQRILQIKREAEQIREKGSNDARDDGEDPPHKGTLIVDATVCPQDIAYPTDLNLLNDAREKSESLLDITYKLSPLETKPRNYREKARKEYLKTAQKKRKTHKEIRSAIGKQLKYLHRNIRSIEGILDTLDRIPFDRQEYKYWLVIQELYRQQKLMYDTKTKSVDHRIVSIHQPHVRPIVRGKTNAKVEFGAKINMALVDGFSFLDDTSWEAYNEGTRLKDCVEKYRKRFGHYPKNVLVDKIYCTRENRKYLKEKGINLRAKPLGRPSKKALSNQVSPGERNPIEGKFGQAKTAYGLNRIRARLENTSESWIASIILVLNLVHLAEVALYWIKAILFSENFIQNQTNSIINLKINEG